From the genome of Synergistales bacterium:
AGCGGGGGACCCCATGTGCTGTTGGAGTACTCCAGCACCGACAGACTGTCCCAGGCCCAGGGAATGCCTTGCCACAACAGCGTTCCCACAAAGGCGTAGAACATCGTCCAGGTACAGAGATCGACAATGGCTCTGGCCCTCGTCCGGAAGAACTGGTAGAAGACCTCCACGTTGACAAAGGCCTTCCACCGGAGGGCGTAGGCCCCTCCTATGACGAAGTGGGCGCCGAAGAGCATGCAGGAGGTCTCGTGGGCCCAGATCGTGGGGCTGTCGAAGACATACCGCATCATCACCTCGAACACCAGAACGAGCATGATCGGGTAGACCAGGAACCCCACGATCCTGCCCACCCAGTCGTTCATGTTGTCAACAAAGTCTACATAACCTATTATGAATTTCAATCACGTCACCTCACCCGATGCCTGCCTGTCGATAACGAAAGAGCGCCCCTTCCGCAAAAGGGGCACCCTCCCGCTCTTCAGGAGCTACTGGTCGGAATCGATATAGCCGTAATCCCTCATGAACTGCTTGACGATCCTGATCCCCTCGACAACCCGGGGGTCC
Proteins encoded in this window:
- a CDS encoding TRAP transporter small permease subunit, with amino-acid sequence MKFIIGYVDFVDNMNDWVGRIVGFLVYPIMLVLVFEVMMRYVFDSPTIWAHETSCMLFGAHFVIGGAYALRWKAFVNVEVFYQFFRTRARAIVDLCTWTMFYAFVGTLLWQGIPWAWDSLSVLEYSNSTWGPPLWPVKLTIPLAAALVLLQGTTKTIRDLYAAVTGRELVTKTDTDAGTSAIGE